Proteins co-encoded in one Populus trichocarpa isolate Nisqually-1 chromosome 10, P.trichocarpa_v4.1, whole genome shotgun sequence genomic window:
- the LOC7455508 gene encoding uncharacterized protein LOC7455508: protein MPVSLLQMPGMGLGLGLGLRWGWGSRPRNINNNCDTTTTIKKKKLLVVASSDDGIGEKKTKRDDNGGSLVLSGTTARGRRLLKVREDKRKREYDRLHNYPAWAKVLEDACKSDEELRALLGDSIGNPELMRQRVEDRVRKKGRSNFHKSKTGSVVSFKVSFRDFNPIDSYIWFEFYGSPSDQDVDIIGTVIQSWYLMGRLGAFNSSNLQLANSSMEYDPLYDADKGFKVMPSSFHDISDVEFQDNWGRVWVDLGTSDFFAIDVLLNCLTVLSSEYLGIQQVVFGGRRIGDWEEGMTNPEYGYKYFKV from the exons atgccCGTGTCTTTGTTGCAGATGCCGGGTATGGGTTTGGGTCTGGGATTGGGTTTGAGGTGGGGATGGGGATCGCGCCCACGTAACATTAACAACAATTGCGATACAACTACCActataaagaagaagaagctactGGTTGTCGCTTCTTCGGATGATGGAATTggagaaaagaagacaaaaagagaTGATAACGGCGGCTCTTTGGTGCTCTCCGGAACCACAGCGAGAGGACGAAGATTGCTCAAAGTTCGTGAAGATAAAAGGAAACGCGAATACGATCGCCTTCACAACTATCCTGCATGGGCCAA AGTTCTTGAAGATGCTTGCAAAAGTGACGAGGAACTCCGTGCCCTTCTTGGTGACAGCATAGGCAACCCGGAACTGATGAGGCAAAGAGTGGAAGACAGAGTGAGGAAGAAAGGCCGCAGTAACTTCCACAAGTCTAAAACGGGTTCTGTAGTTTCCTTCAAAGTCAGCTTCCGAGACTTCAACCCTATTGATTCCTACATTTGGTTTGAGTTTTACGGCTCTCCTTCTGATCAGGATGTTGATATTATTGGCACT GTCATTCAATCTTGGTATCTAATGGGACGTTTGGGTGCTTTCAATTCTTCCAATTTGCAG TTGGCAAATTCATCAATGGAGTATGATCCACTCTATGATGCAGATAAGGGCTTCAAAGTGATGCCATCATCATTTCATGATATCAGTGATGTTGAGTTTCAGGATAACTGGGGCCGTGTTTG GGTAGATCTTGGTACGTCAGATTTTTTTGCCATCGACGTGCTCCTCAACTGCTTAACTGTATTGAGTTCAGA ATATTTAGGTATTCAACAAGTAGTTTTTGGGGGTCGCCGAATAGGCGATTGGGAAGAAGGGATGACAAACCCAGAATATGGATACAAGTACTTCAAAGTCTAA
- the LOC7455510 gene encoding transcription elongation factor SPT4 homolog 2 isoform X2, producing the protein MGSAAAQIPTSFGHELRACLRCRLVKTYDQFRESGCENCPFFKMDEDHERVVDCTTPNFTGIISVMDPSRSWAARWLRIGRFVPGCYTLAVSEALPEDLQNLCEDERVPYIPPKRV; encoded by the exons ATGGGAAGTGCAGCAGCCCAAATCCCGACGAGCTTTGGACATGAGCTCAGAGCTTGTCTTCGTTGCCGCCTTGTCAAAACTTACGACCAg TTCAGAGAGTCGGGATGCGAGAATTGTCCCTTTTTTAAGATGGACGAAGATCATGAGCGTGTCGTTGATTGCACAACTCCTAACTTTACCGG GATAATTTCTGTTATGGATCCGAGTAGAAGCTGGGCTGCTCGCTGGTTGAGAATTG GAAGATTTGTACCTGGTTGTTATACACTTGCTGTTTCAGAGGCACTTCCAGAGGACTTACAG AATTTATGTGAAGATGAGCGTGTGCCCTACATTCCACCAAAACGTGTATAA
- the LOC7455510 gene encoding transcription elongation factor SPT4 homolog 2 isoform X1, whose translation MGSAAAQIPTSFGHELRACLRCRLVKTYDQFRESGCENCPFFKMDEDHERVVDCTTPNFTGIISVMDPSRSWAARWLRIDLYLVVIHLLFQRHFQRTYRIYVKMSVCPTFHQNVYKK comes from the exons ATGGGAAGTGCAGCAGCCCAAATCCCGACGAGCTTTGGACATGAGCTCAGAGCTTGTCTTCGTTGCCGCCTTGTCAAAACTTACGACCAg TTCAGAGAGTCGGGATGCGAGAATTGTCCCTTTTTTAAGATGGACGAAGATCATGAGCGTGTCGTTGATTGCACAACTCCTAACTTTACCGG GATAATTTCTGTTATGGATCCGAGTAGAAGCTGGGCTGCTCGCTGGTTGAGAATTG ATTTGTACCTGGTTGTTATACACTTGCTGTTTCAGAGGCACTTCCAGAGGACTTACAG AATTTATGTGAAGATGAGCGTGTGCCCTACATTCCACCAAAACGTGTATAAAAAATGA
- the LOC7455509 gene encoding alpha-galactosidase 1, whose product MMENCANGSSNCLLAVCLLLLISSSPSSSIRGSPGVTSVDSVSRVEKNRLPSNWDSSRRNLLANGLADTPPMGWNSWNHFNCKIDEKIIKATADFLVSTGLSKLGYTYVNIDDCWAEMARDGKGNLVPKKSTFPSGIKALADYVHSKGLKLGIYSDAGYFTCSKTMPGSLGHEEQDAKSFASWGIDYLKYDNCNNDGTKPTVRYPVMTRALMKTGHPIFFSLCEWGDMHPATWGAKVGNSWRTTNDISDTWDSMVSRADMNEVYAELARPGGWNDPDMLEVGNGGMTKDEYTLHFSIWAISKAPLLLGCDVRNMTKETMDIIANKEVIAVNQDPLGVQAKKVRMEGDLEIWAGPLAGYRVAVLLVNRGPWRNSISAQWDDIGIPLNSIVKARDLWEHKTLKTHFVGNLTATMDSHACKMYILKPIS is encoded by the exons ATGATGGAGAACTGTGCTAATGGTAGTAGTAACTGTTTACTAGCAGTGTGTCTCCTGTTACTcatctcctcttctccatcaTCATCCATCAGGGGTAGCCCCGGCGTAACCAGTGTTGATTCGGTTTCAAGAGTAGAAAAAAACAGACTTCCGTCGAACTGGGATAGTAGTAGAAGAAATCTGCTTGCAAATGGTCTTGCCGACACTCCTCCCATGGG ATGGAATAGTTGGAATCACTTCAATTGCAAAATTGAtgagaaaattatcaaagcGACTG CTGATTTCCTGGTTTCCACCGGCCTGTCTAAACTTGGCTACACATATGTTAACATTG ACGATTGTTGGGCTGAAATGGCTCGTGATGGCAAG GGTAATCTAGTGCCTAAGAAATCAACATTTCCTTCTGGTATTAAAGCCCTGGCAGACTATGTTCACAGCAAAGGTCTTAAATTAGGAATCTACTCAGATGCAGG GTATTTTACTTGCAGCAAAACCATGCCTGGCTCACTTGGTCATGAGGAACAAGATGCCAAGAGTTTTGCTTCATGG GGTATTGACTATTTGAAATACGATAACTGTAACAATGATGGTACAAAGCCAACCGTTAG GTACCCTGTAATGACCCGCGCTTTGATGAAAACTGGCCACCCTATATTTTTCTCACTTTGTGAATG GGGAGACATGCATCCTGCAACGTGGGGTGCTAAGGTAGGAAATAGCTGGAGGACAACTAATGATATTTCTGATACATGGGACAG TATGGTTTCAAGAGCAGACATGAATGAGGTCTATGCAGAGCTTGCAAGGCCTGGTGGTTGGAATG ATCCTGACATGCTTGAGGTGGGGAATGGAGGGATGACAAAAGATGAGTACACATTGCACTTCAGTATTTGGGCCATTTCAAAG GCTCCCCTTCTTCTTGGTTGTGATGTGAGGAACATGACGAAAGAGACAATGGATATCATTGCCAATAAGGAGGTTATTGCTGTTAATCAAG ATCCACTTGGGGTACAAGCTAAGAAGGTTAGGATGGAAGGTGATCTTGAG ATCTGGGCAGGGCCTCTCGCGGGCTATAGGGTAGCTGTTCTACTAGTCAACCGAGGCCCCTGGCGTAATTCTATTTCCGCCCAGTGGGATGACATTGGAATTCCTCTCAACAGTATCGTCAAAGCAAGAGATCTCTGGGAG CACAAGACCTTGAAAACTCATTTTGTAGGGAACCTGACAGCCACCATGGATTCTCATGCATGCAAGATGTACATCTTGAAGCCCATTTCATAG